Proteins from a genomic interval of Chanodichthys erythropterus isolate Z2021 chromosome 6, ASM2448905v1, whole genome shotgun sequence:
- the fam83d gene encoding protein FAM83D, with protein sequence MALSQCLEDSPGWRTPRKGQDLNVKELYNERHRLALEELVAGGVEPFMGFLQKERIPNFLSDDEIRRISRAAVVPKSLSSIGDDSHLDQSGTLDCSSVTYFPEVSDIEPPVLEMGWPAFTTGSFRGVTRAVAYFQPSYGECIYSCKEAARRMIKNAKEVIAIVTDSLTDLDIFHDLQEACTRRRVPVYILLDQSSVPSFLQMCKNLHVHLDELLQMKVRSITGSTYYMRSGARITGKVHERFMLIDGNRVATGSYRFNWTDGKLNSSNLIELSGQITEKFDEEFRILYAQSLPLPPNTRAPSSARSSSLYDHLVLKPPGTPPSYLARTTKPQPECLTSTPARLHTPEIQQMNKDIEDRDRKSNPVSDTSTVGEDWLEQELRDEAITSDDPPRLPVTNVTTQTQTVDVMISPPVPSCHISTQTTCHTVDTSVQTCADNNKPQSSSPKSQTSSCSNRNNPSDSSTCNLQEVDCHPPVCLAPQDVNLRECFLKITKERQHHYSSIRSKLDHMVTLLSHKRELVDLTNLTLRPGLHRGRKAQQEGRQVHGTLDNVIMGTWPRSRCLQ encoded by the exons ATGGCTCTTTCCCAGTGTCTTGAGGATTCGCCGGGCTGGCGGACACCGCGGAAAGGCCAGGATCTGAACGTCAAAGAACTTTACAATGAGAGACACCGACTCGCTCTGGAGGAGCTGGTCGCTGGTGGAGTCGAGCCCTTTATGGGATTCCTGCAGAAAGAGAGAATCCCTAACTTTCTCTCCGACGACGAGATCCGGCGGATTTCTCGCGCTGCTGTAGTGCCCAAATCACTCTCTTCGATCGGAGATGATTCTCATTTGGACCAATCCGGCACTCTGGACTGTTCGTCTGTCACTTATTTCCCCGAGGTCTCTGATATTGAGCCTCCAGTTTTAGAGATGGGCTGGCCAGCGTTCACTACGGGGTCGTTCCGAGGAGTAACGCGTGCAGTCGCCTACTTCCAGCCGAGTTATGGAGAGTGTATTTATAGTTGCAAAGAAGCGGCCAGGAGGATGATAAAAAATGCAAAGGAG GTGATTGCCATTGTGACAGACTCCTTGACAGATCTAGATATCTTCCATGACCTGCAGGAAGCTTGCACACGCCGCAGAGTTCCTGTGTATATTCTTTTAGACCAGTCTTCTGTCCCCTCATTCTTACAGATGTGTAAAAACCTTCACGTACACCTTGATGAACTGCTG caAATGAAAGTACGATCCATAACAGGTTCTACCTACTACATGAGATCAGGTGCTCGGATCACTGGAAAAGTTCATGAGCGTTTCATGCTGATTGATGGGAACAGAGTGGCTACAGGTTCATACAG GTTTAACTGGACAGATGGCAAACTCAACAGCAGCAACCTTATCGAGTTATCTGGCCAGATAACTGAGAAATTCGATGAAGAGTTCCGCATCCTCTATGCTCAGTCCCTACCGCTGCCACCGAATACAAGAGCTCCCTCTAGTGCCAGAAGCAGCAGTTTATATGACCATCTTGTCCTCAAACCACCTGGAACGCCTCCCTCCTACTTGGCACGAACAACAAAGCCTCAACCAGAATGTCTGACGAGCACTCCAGCCAGACTTCATACCCCAGAGATCCAACAGATGAATAAAGACATTGAAGATCGAGACAGAAAGAGTAACCCAGTTTCTGATACTTCCACTGTAGGTGAAGACTGGCTCGAGCAAGAACTCAGAGATGAAGCGATCACCTCGGATGACCCTCCTCGTTTGCCGGTAACGAATGTCACTACTCAGACTCAGACAGTCGATGTGATGATCTCTCCCCCTGTACCTTCCTGCCACATCTCAACACAAACGACCTGCCACACCGTAGACACGAGTGTGCAAACATGCGCTGACAACAACAAGCCTCAGAGCTCAAGTCCTAAATCGCAAACCTCGTCCTGCAGCAATCGGAACAACCCCAGTGATTCTTCAACATGCAATCTTCAAGAGGTGGACTGTCACCCACCTGTCTGTCTTGCCCCTCAAGACGTCAACCTGAGAGAATGCTTCCTCAAGATCACCAAAGAACGACAGCACCACTACAGCTCCATTCGCTCCAAACTCGACCACATGGTGACACTGCTCTCTCACAAGAGGGAACTAGTGGACCTCACCAACCTGACCCTGAGGCCCGGCCTGCACAGAGGACGCAAAGCTCAGCAGGAGGGCAGGCAGGTTCATGGTACACTTGACAATGTTATTATGGGAACATGGCCCAGATCGAGATGTCTGCAGTAA
- the mafbb gene encoding v-maf avian musculoaponeurotic fibrosarcoma oncogene homolog Bb — MTAEHHGLLDLAKNQLNMDYGDFDMRFDVKKEAAALGPDRSFIQQCGLHVPGSVSSTPMSTPCSSVPSSPSFSPSGQRSSAEDLYWTLSTGTYPQHADPHCLELTHEDVREALSANLMHAHPPQLHQAEMEGYRSMGQFHAPGVHQYHHQQQQQYTELGHNPDFAHGKSMDQLMQHLDCSSQGATHLKSHQQTHHRRSERAESRFSDQQLVSMSVRELNRHLRGMSKDEIIRLKQKRRTLKNRGYAQSCRHKRVQQKHMLEHEKTSLVTQVEQLKHELSRLVRERDAYKLKCERLVVGMNRQSNGPSCENPSSPEFLR; from the coding sequence ATGACGGCGGAGCATCATGGTCTTCTGGACCTGGCAAAAAATCAGCTGAATATGGACTACGGTGACTTTGACATGAGGTTTGACGTGAAGAAGGAGGCTGCAGCTTTGGGACCAGACCGCTCTTTTATCCAGCAGTGCGGTCTACACGTACCAGGCTCCGTGTCCAGCACACCCATGAGCACCCCGTGCAGCTCCGTGCCTTCATCGCCGAGCTTCAGCCCGAGTGGACAGAGAAGCAGTGCTGAAGATCTCTACTGGACCCTGAGCACGGGGACTTATCCACAGCACGCAGATCCACACTGTCTTGAACTAACGCATGAGGATGTCCGGGAAGCCTTAAGTGCGAATCTCATGCACGCACACCCGCCTCAGCTCCACCAGGCAGAGATGGAGGGATACAGGAGCATGGGTCAGTTCCACGCACCAGGCGTGCACCAgtatcatcatcagcagcagcagcagtacacCGAGCTCGGCCACAATCCCGACTTTGCGCACGGAAAAAGCATGGATCAGTTAATGCAGCACCTCGACTGCTCATCTCAAGGAGCGACGCACCTGAAGTCCCACCAGCAGACGCACCACAGGCGCAGCGAGCGCGCGGAGAGCCGCTTCTCCGACCAGCAGTTGGTGTCCATGTCTGTGCGCGAGCTCAACCGACACCTCCGCGGCATGAGCAAGGACGAAATCATCCGCCTGAAGCAGAAACGCCGTACATTGAAAAACCGCGGGTACGCTCAGTCGTGTCGGCACAAACGCGTTCAGCAGAAACACATGCTGGAGCACGAGAAGACGAGCCTCGTGACGCAAGTGGAGCAGCTGAAGCACGAGCTCAGTCGGCTGGTGCGCGAGAGGGACGCGTATAAACTCAAATGCGAGAGGCTAGTTGTCGGAATGAACCGACAGAGCAATGGACCCTCTTGTGAAAATCCATCATCACCTGAATTTTTGCGATAg
- the zhx3a gene encoding uncharacterized protein zhx3a, producing the protein MASKRKSTVPCMIPSKNKHLREDIILGCLPELLPTIPEDSILSISSKDEDTQRFHDLLKAEPKTSCWERGTYSCPLCCFESGDLNLFLHHMDNCHMDFHAQPNFYCLSCKVSAVKFEGLALHNAKSHPELHTTHKRVSLQVTKRDGAITVEQTLFTEEDSSESGISITKTPIMKMTKGGHKKIVVSHTVEVHRAEPSSEKPATVTNGTSLRTLPLTTSHIIGGTTAPPVHKVLNTHGIPGMHNRGPLWNSNPSSPDSNVDLPKVMIPLSSIPTYDPAMDLSSFLKTSFGKFPYPTKAELCYLTVVSGFPEEQIKLWFTAQRLKQGISWSPEEIEDTRRKMFNTVFQATPKTAQNQSYHHISQHCVSVQSGSLSSNYIHQIPKGNVMGWKGGVIVSQPSVTQTTSLKQQQHPVVQAPQVNIHHAVITKETGNELSCRTAENCNIAGRGGSVSNHGHTGKGETGISSSIKTSISCLPGTPKSQNSSYSEGSIMNLTNIVRKIDCQVNDRNTNCTSKSNISPTSIYGQQKAPSIAKESSNSSFATTSKYNNGSTYKSTSHSTICTKREGNILDHTSKSNSDTTVICSSSNMRTKEFTAPLTHSLVPKPGSLMDPSLGKGKILPEQPGTLKQSFIHNSFPEQKQFLAPQGQPYHVRTLTDSQSALGGSFSNLPQSSLQSNPAASSRLLEEPSQHSSPSLSAHQEQHSPETLLGAPQVQSTDFTAVHYKEHDPKHLPALDKDSKQSHFDKERLHRNITQKENEGRVSEQHSGITNTFYKSDKNEHSNLVNTLHTFTNDNTNQAKEGMPLLRQYIQEVDQWERNSDYPEESTVSPMKINVIGLNSEESLYKTNSKQLISKPLENLINDSGPSHKNKSSEWHESYRHIPVEAEERISDIGNTEPHKPDNLAGLETEQVKRDLRPEQKSIFQSLDSEAPKLPINKKSKEALAELDKSTAGEQDYWEIKDEEHQQPMGNQSLRGHQAQDSQSRDCLRGELLKV; encoded by the exons ATGGCCAGCAAGAGGAAATCCACTGTTCCCTGTATGATTCCATCAAAAAACAAGCACTTGCGGGAGGACATCATACTAGGATGCTTACCTGAGCTCCTACCCACAATACCTGAAGACAGCATCCTCAGTATCTCTTCAAAAGATGAGGATACACAACGATTCCATGATCTCTTGAAAGCCGAACCGAAGACTTCATGCTGGGAAAGGGGAACATATAGCTGCCCTCTGTGCTGCTTTGAGTCCGGAGACTTGAACCTTTTTCTTCACCATATGGACAACTGTCACATGGACTTTCATGCTCAACCAAACTTTTACTGCCTGTCTTGCAAGGTTTCAGCGGTGAAGTTTGAAGGTCTCGCTTTACATAACGCAAAATCACACCCTGAACTCCATACCACACACAAGAGAGTATCCTTGCAGGTTACCAAACGAGATGGAGCTATCACAGTGGAGCAAACCCTGTTTACAGAAGAGGATTCCAGTGAATCTGGAATATCCATTACCAAGACACCCATAATGAAAATGACCAAAGGGGGgcacaaaaaaattgttgtCTCCCATACTGTTGAGGTACACCGGGCCGAGCCTAGCAGTGAAAAGCCCGCAACTGTAACCAATGGCACTTCATTAAGGACCTTACCCCTAACAACATCACATATCATCGGTGGCACTACTGCCCCTCCGGTCCATAAAGTCCTAAACACGCATGGAATACCAGGGATGCATAACCGTGGTCCTCTGTGGAACTCTAATCCGTCATCACCTGATTCAAACGTTGATCTCCCAAAGGTCATGATCCCCCTAAGTAGCATCCCCACCTATGATCCAGCCATGGATTTAAGCAGTTTTCTTAAGACATCCTTTGGTAAGTTTCCTTACCCTACCAAAGCAGAGCTCTGTTACTTGACGGTGGTCTCTGGCTTCCCAGAGGAGCAGATCAAGCTCTGGTTCACGGCCCAAAGGCTAAAGCAAGGGATTAGTTGGTCTCCTGAGGAAATCGAGGACACGCGTAGAAAGATGTTCAACACTGTATTCCAAGCCACGCCGAAAACGGCACAGAATCAGTCCTATCACCACATTTCCCAACACTGTGTTTCTGTCCAGTCTGGCTCTTTGAGTTCTAACTATATACATCAGATACCAAAAGGAAATGTAATGGGTTGGAAAGGAGGGGTCATAGTTAGTCAGCCTAGTGTGACCCAGACCACATCCcttaagcagcagcagcatccaGTGGTCCAGGCGCCACAGGTAAACATCCATCATGCTGTCATCACTAAGGAAACTGGAAATGAATTATCTTGTCGGACAGCTGAGAATTGCAACATTGCAGGCCGAGGAGGTAGCGTGAGCAATCATGGACACACTGGAAAAGGTGAGACTGGCATCAGCTCATCCATCAAGACTAGTATTAGCTGCTTGCCTGGCACTCCCAAGAGTCAAAACAGCAGTTACAGTGAGGGCAGCATTATGAATCTGACGAACATAGTCAGGAAAATTGACTGTCAAGTCAATGACAGGAACACAAATTGCACCAGCAAATCTAACATCAGTCCAACTTCCATTTATGGCCAACAGAAAGCACCTAGTATCGCGAAGGAAAGCAGTAACAGCAGCTTCGCCACCACCAGCAAATATAACAATGGAAGCACTTATAAAAGCACCAGCCACAGTACTATTTGCACTAAAAGGGAGGGAAACATCTTAGATCACACCAGCAAAAGCAACTCTGACACTACTGTCATTTGTAGCAGCAGCAACATGCGAACTAAAGAATTCACAGCACCCCTTACCCATAGCCTGGTCCCAAAGCCCGGAAGTCTCATGGATCCATCCCTTGGAAAGGGCAAGATATTACCTGAGCAACCAGGCACTCTGAAGCAAAGCTTTATACATAACTCATTCCCAGAACAAAAGCAGTTTCTTGCTCCCCAAGGTCAACCATACCATGTACGTACTTTGACAGACTCCCAGTCTGCTTTGGGGGGATCGTTTAGTAACTTGCCCCAGAGCTCCCTCCAATCTAATCCTGCAGCAAGTTCGCGTCTTCTGGAGGAACCGAGTCAGCACTCCTCTCCATCCCTTTCTGCTCATCAGGAGCAACATTCTCCAGAAACCCTGCTGGGAGCACCTCAGGTCCAGTCCACAGACTTTACTGCCGTCCACTACAAGGAACATGACCCCAAGCACTTACCTGCCTTAGACAAAGACTCCAAGCAATCACATTTTGATAAAGAAAGGTTGCACAGAAACATAACACAAAAAGAAAACGAAGGAAGGGTTTCTGAACAGCACAGCGGaataacaaatacattttacaagTCTGACAAGAACGAGCATAGCAACCTTGTTAACACACTACATACCTTCACAAATGATAACACTAACCAGGCTAAAGAAGGCATGCCGCTTTTACGACAATACATACAAGAAGTGGACCAATGGGAAAGGAACAGCGACTATCCTGAAGAGTCAACCGTGAGCCCTATGAAGATAAATGTAATTGGGTTGAACAGTGAAGAGAGTTTGTACAAGACCAACAGCAAGCAGCTAATCAGCAAGCCGTTGGAGAACTTGATCAATGACAGTGGTCCCAGCCATAAAAACAAATCTTCAGAATGGCACGAGAGCTATCGGCACATACCGGTGGAGGCTGAAGAGCGTATATCTGACATAGGTAACACTGAACCACATAAACCAGATAACCTTGCGGGGCTTGAAACTGAGCAAGTTAAACGTGATCTACGGCCAGAACAGAAAAGTATTTTTCAGAGTCTAGATTCTGAAGCTCCAAAGTTACcgataaataaaaaatcaaaggAGGCTCTGGCGGAATTGGACAAATCAACTGCAGGAGAACAAGATTACTGGGAGATAAAGGATGAGGAGCATCAGCAACCAATGGGGAACCAGAGTTTGAGGGGGCATCAAGCACAAGACAGTCAATCAAG GGACTGTCTGAGAGGAGAGCTTCTGAAAGTTTAA